The proteins below are encoded in one region of Pseudonocardia sp. DSM 110487:
- a CDS encoding ABC transporter substrate-binding protein, translated as MELGNLGKVGVLAAVVGLALAACGGQRAADDSRTLTLAVVADVTSWDPAQAHVGHQLQPYQPVYDTLIQREPDGTLSPMLATGWAYNDDRTELTLDLRTGVTFSDGTTFDAAAAKANLEHFKAANGRQAAQLAYFDSAEIVDADTVKINLTAPDPAFEYYLSQAAGLMGSPAAIAAGTIATTPVGTGPYVYDPAQSLPGSQLAFTARQGYWNPSLQKFDKIVLRPMAETTARLNAVVGDLADATLVDARTVAHAERAGLTVLEDYQVDWQGLLLFDRGGTLIPALGDVRVRQAINYAIDRTTLLDQLQLGYGTPTAQVFGPSSGAYVEEFDDRYPYDPAKARQLLAEAGYADGFDMRVPASSAFDTAIAAVAQQLGEVGIRVQAETAAQTTYVADLGAGKYPTTYFNLFQGEPWVAINQLVSTRALYNPFDSTTPELQSMIDAVQNGGEHSDELAKDVNRYVTENAWFVPLFRIDQLYVMNGSVTAVPQIQQAVPSIYNYAPANDASTPRR; from the coding sequence ATGGAGTTGGGCAACCTGGGGAAGGTGGGCGTCCTCGCCGCGGTCGTGGGCCTCGCGCTCGCTGCATGCGGGGGCCAGAGAGCGGCGGACGACAGCCGGACACTCACCCTTGCAGTCGTCGCCGACGTCACATCGTGGGATCCCGCGCAGGCGCACGTCGGGCACCAGCTGCAGCCGTACCAGCCGGTCTACGACACGCTGATCCAGCGCGAACCGGACGGAACGCTCAGCCCGATGCTCGCGACCGGCTGGGCCTACAACGACGACCGAACCGAGCTGACGCTCGACCTCCGCACGGGCGTGACCTTCAGCGACGGGACGACGTTCGACGCCGCGGCCGCGAAGGCGAACCTGGAGCACTTCAAGGCGGCCAACGGCCGGCAGGCCGCGCAACTGGCGTACTTCGACTCCGCCGAGATCGTGGACGCGGACACGGTGAAGATCAACCTGACTGCACCGGATCCGGCCTTCGAGTACTACCTGAGCCAGGCTGCGGGCCTGATGGGCAGCCCGGCCGCGATCGCGGCGGGCACCATCGCGACGACCCCGGTCGGCACCGGCCCCTACGTTTACGACCCGGCACAGAGCCTCCCCGGTTCCCAGCTCGCGTTCACCGCACGCCAGGGCTACTGGAACCCGTCGCTGCAGAAGTTCGACAAGATCGTGCTCAGGCCCATGGCCGAGACGACGGCGCGGCTGAATGCGGTGGTGGGTGACCTGGCGGACGCGACGCTGGTCGATGCGAGGACCGTCGCTCACGCCGAACGTGCCGGTTTGACCGTGCTCGAGGACTACCAGGTGGACTGGCAGGGGCTGTTGCTGTTCGACCGGGGCGGGACCCTCATCCCCGCGCTGGGGGACGTCCGGGTCCGTCAGGCGATCAACTACGCGATCGACCGCACGACGCTGCTCGACCAGCTGCAGCTCGGCTACGGCACCCCGACCGCGCAGGTCTTCGGACCGTCCAGCGGCGCTTACGTCGAGGAGTTCGACGACCGTTACCCCTACGACCCGGCGAAGGCGCGTCAGCTGCTCGCGGAGGCGGGTTACGCGGACGGCTTCGACATGAGAGTCCCCGCGTCCTCGGCGTTCGACACGGCGATCGCAGCCGTCGCGCAGCAGCTGGGCGAGGTCGGGATCAGGGTGCAGGCCGAGACCGCGGCGCAGACCACTTACGTCGCGGACCTGGGCGCAGGCAAGTACCCGACCACGTACTTCAACCTGTTCCAGGGCGAGCCGTGGGTGGCGATCAACCAGCTCGTCTCCACCCGCGCGCTGTACAACCCGTTCGACTCGACCACGCCTGAGCTCCAATCGATGATCGACGCGGTGCAGAACGGTGGCGAGCACTCGGACGAGCTGGCCAAGGACGTCAACCGCTACGTCACCGAGAACGCCTGGTTCGTGCCGTTGTTCCGGATCGACCAGCTGTACGTCATGAACGGCTCGGTCACCGCGGTCCCGCAGATCCAGCAGGCGGTGCCGTCGATCTACAACTACGCCCCCGCGAACGACGCGTCGACCCCCCGGAGGTAG
- the uidA gene encoding beta-glucuronidase, which produces MLRPLDTATRERKSLDGLWRFRVDVDGVGRDERWFACPLPAAREMAVPASYNDILTDPRLRSHCGEVWYQRTVRVPRGWAGQRVVLYLESATHHATVWVGDAEVVSHSGGYTPFEADITAHVRAGDEVRVTVCVDNTLTFQTIPPGVVEETPTGRRQRYFHDFFNYAGLHRTVWLASTPIARIDDVTITTDLQGTTGTVDYRVDTVDADGLDVHVVLRDAERLEVGRGGGAAGVVSVPDVHRWAPGDGYLYDLEVQLVDAASALVDSYHQSVGVRTIDVRGTEFLINGEPFYFTGFGMHEDHPTLGKGHNDAFMLQDFELLDWIGANSFRTSHYPYSEDVLDHADRRGIVVIDETAAVGLNMGLGGGIFGGQGYLTYSQETINDETRAAHAQAIRELVARDKNHPCVVLWSIANEPESHGQEAEDYFRPLFEVVREADPTRPAGFVNVGLSPHGKCRVSQFADVLMINRYYGWYTQTGDLDGAEQALEEELRSWASDGKPIIITEYGADTLAGLHAVDPQPWTEEYQVAYLEMYHRVFDRIDAVVGEQVWNFADFATTSGIVRVGGNKKGVFTRERNPKSAAFALRRRWRALA; this is translated from the coding sequence ATGCTGCGTCCCCTTGACACCGCCACACGCGAACGCAAGTCACTCGATGGGCTGTGGCGTTTCCGCGTCGACGTCGACGGGGTCGGCCGTGACGAGCGGTGGTTCGCCTGCCCGTTGCCCGCCGCCCGGGAGATGGCGGTGCCGGCCAGCTACAACGACATCCTCACCGACCCGCGCCTGCGCAGCCATTGCGGCGAGGTCTGGTACCAGCGGACGGTCCGGGTGCCACGCGGGTGGGCCGGTCAGCGCGTCGTCCTGTACCTCGAGTCCGCAACGCACCACGCGACGGTGTGGGTGGGCGACGCGGAGGTCGTCTCGCACTCGGGGGGCTACACCCCCTTCGAGGCGGACATCACCGCGCACGTGCGGGCCGGTGACGAGGTTCGCGTCACCGTGTGCGTCGACAACACCCTCACATTCCAGACGATCCCGCCCGGCGTCGTCGAGGAGACCCCGACCGGGCGCCGGCAGCGCTACTTTCACGACTTCTTCAACTACGCGGGCCTACATCGCACGGTGTGGCTGGCCAGCACCCCGATCGCGCGGATCGACGACGTCACGATCACCACCGACCTGCAGGGAACGACCGGCACCGTCGACTACCGCGTGGACACCGTCGATGCGGACGGACTCGACGTGCACGTCGTGCTGCGCGACGCCGAGCGCCTGGAGGTAGGCCGCGGCGGCGGCGCCGCAGGCGTCGTCTCCGTGCCCGACGTGCACCGATGGGCTCCCGGCGACGGATACCTCTACGACCTCGAGGTCCAACTGGTCGACGCGGCCAGCGCGCTGGTGGACAGCTACCACCAGAGCGTCGGCGTGCGCACGATCGACGTGCGCGGCACCGAATTCCTCATCAACGGCGAACCCTTCTACTTCACCGGGTTCGGCATGCACGAGGACCACCCGACCCTCGGCAAGGGGCACAACGACGCCTTCATGCTGCAGGACTTCGAGCTGCTGGACTGGATCGGGGCCAACTCGTTCCGCACGTCGCACTACCCGTACTCCGAGGACGTCCTTGATCACGCCGACCGGCGCGGCATCGTGGTGATCGACGAAACCGCCGCCGTCGGCCTGAACATGGGCCTCGGCGGTGGCATCTTCGGTGGCCAGGGCTATCTCACCTATTCGCAGGAGACCATCAACGACGAGACCCGCGCCGCACACGCCCAGGCCATCCGCGAGCTCGTCGCGCGCGACAAGAACCACCCCTGCGTCGTGCTGTGGTCGATCGCCAACGAGCCCGAATCGCACGGCCAGGAGGCCGAGGACTACTTCCGGCCCTTGTTCGAGGTGGTCCGCGAGGCCGACCCGACCCGGCCGGCGGGGTTCGTCAACGTCGGGCTCTCCCCGCACGGGAAGTGCCGCGTCTCGCAGTTCGCCGACGTTCTCATGATCAACCGCTACTACGGCTGGTACACCCAGACCGGCGACCTCGACGGCGCCGAGCAGGCTCTCGAGGAGGAGCTGCGTAGCTGGGCCTCCGACGGAAAGCCGATCATCATCACGGAGTACGGTGCCGACACGCTCGCGGGCCTGCACGCCGTGGATCCACAGCCGTGGACCGAGGAGTACCAGGTCGCCTATCTGGAGATGTACCACCGAGTGTTCGACCGAATCGACGCCGTCGTCGGCGAGCAGGTCTGGAACTTCGCCGACTTCGCCACCACGTCGGGCATCGTTCGGGTCGGGGGCAACAAGAAAGGCGTGTTCACCCGCGAGCGGAACCCGAAGTCGGCGGCGTTCGCGCTGCGCCGCCGTTGGCGGGCACTCGCTTAG
- a CDS encoding DUF1565 domain-containing protein: protein MKRVIPGVIVAAVVAVLVVAVVWWLPAMPTVQLYVSPTGTDAGDGSAGAPLRTIQAALDKATPGTQINLAPGDYHEKLQTKIDGVPDAPIWITGPESGKDKSGRYQATLYGTGRIFSIDHSYYILDGFTIDGQEKLPRTTELPMDVATIDAFKDSVKDLVQDSKLIYIGAGEATHDVTGVTITNMFLARAGTECVRLRNNAHDNTITDSVIEYCGMFGKQKDDGVRRAVYHNGEGVYIGTSPKSDTQPMHANDGSSHNVVTGNTIRTFGSECFNVKENAHDNVFEKNICSDNAESAEFQGSNIELRGHSNIVRDNQISNSAGVNVKIKSDEQEYDKGGNTVQDNRMSEAPAALLFNSLAPPGPMCGNVVTARTMVFVNDSGDYGDGAPSPDLTARCG from the coding sequence TTGAAGCGCGTCATTCCGGGAGTGATCGTCGCAGCTGTCGTCGCGGTGCTCGTGGTGGCCGTCGTCTGGTGGCTGCCCGCGATGCCGACGGTTCAGCTCTACGTCTCGCCGACCGGCACCGACGCCGGTGACGGCTCCGCGGGTGCCCCTCTCCGGACCATCCAGGCCGCGCTCGACAAGGCCACGCCGGGGACGCAGATCAACCTCGCTCCCGGCGACTACCACGAGAAGCTGCAGACCAAGATCGACGGGGTACCCGACGCGCCGATTTGGATCACGGGTCCGGAGTCGGGCAAGGACAAGAGCGGCCGGTACCAGGCCACGCTGTACGGCACCGGGCGGATCTTCAGTATCGACCATAGCTATTACATCCTCGACGGTTTCACCATCGACGGTCAGGAGAAGCTGCCCAGAACCACCGAGCTCCCGATGGACGTCGCCACAATCGACGCGTTCAAGGACAGCGTGAAGGATCTGGTCCAGGACAGCAAGCTGATCTACATCGGGGCGGGCGAGGCCACCCATGACGTGACCGGCGTCACGATCACCAACATGTTCCTCGCCCGCGCCGGAACCGAGTGCGTGCGGCTGCGGAACAATGCGCACGACAACACCATCACCGACTCGGTCATCGAGTACTGCGGGATGTTCGGCAAGCAGAAGGACGACGGGGTGCGGCGGGCCGTTTACCACAATGGTGAGGGTGTCTACATCGGCACCAGCCCGAAGTCTGACACGCAGCCGATGCACGCGAACGACGGAAGCTCACACAACGTCGTCACCGGCAACACCATCCGCACGTTCGGCTCCGAATGCTTCAACGTCAAGGAGAATGCGCACGACAACGTGTTCGAAAAAAACATTTGTTCGGACAACGCCGAGTCGGCCGAGTTCCAGGGTAGCAACATCGAGCTGCGCGGCCACTCCAACATCGTCCGCGACAACCAGATCTCCAACAGCGCCGGCGTGAATGTGAAGATCAAGAGCGACGAGCAGGAGTACGACAAGGGCGGCAACACCGTCCAGGACAACCGCATGTCCGAAGCGCCCGCGGCCCTGCTGTTCAACTCCCTGGCACCCCCGGGGCCGATGTGCGGGAACGTGGTGACGGCGCGGACCATGGTCTTCGTCAACGACAGCGGCGACTACGGCGACGGCGCGCCGTCGCCGGATCTCACTGCCCGCTGCGGTTGA
- a CDS encoding LacI family DNA-binding transcriptional regulator: MARNEGRRPTLEDVAAHAGVSRALVSIVMRGVAGASAETRERVLAAAAEIGYRPDTRARLLASGNSRQIGVVFGMAGRFHAELLDGLYVAAEKARYELILSAMTPTRDERTAAETLLGFRCEAVILLGPGLEGVPVLAGRLPVTVIGWRVADPSVDVVRTADDEGMRLAVDHLAGLGHREITYVDGGSGAIATARRRAYRAVMRRRGLGDGLRVIPGGDSLDAGVAAARLVLDGERRPTALIAYNDDVAAGLVESLGSAGIRVPRDMSIVGWDDSPPARLPHLNLTTVQQDPVEMSRLAVERSVSRLRGETIGQREIVLSPGLIIRTSTAALGHDAPPERGDRTP; encoded by the coding sequence GTGGCAAGGAACGAAGGCAGGCGTCCGACGCTGGAGGACGTGGCCGCACATGCCGGGGTGTCCCGGGCGCTGGTGTCCATCGTGATGCGCGGTGTGGCCGGAGCGAGCGCCGAGACGCGCGAGCGGGTGCTCGCGGCGGCTGCCGAGATCGGGTACCGGCCCGACACCCGTGCCCGCCTGCTGGCCAGCGGGAACTCCCGCCAGATCGGCGTGGTGTTCGGGATGGCCGGCCGGTTCCACGCCGAGCTGCTCGACGGGCTGTACGTGGCCGCCGAGAAGGCCCGGTACGAGCTCATCCTGTCCGCGATGACCCCGACCCGCGACGAGCGGACCGCGGCGGAGACGCTGCTCGGCTTCCGGTGCGAGGCGGTGATCCTGCTCGGGCCCGGCCTGGAGGGCGTCCCGGTCCTTGCGGGGAGGCTGCCCGTGACGGTCATCGGGTGGCGCGTGGCGGACCCGTCCGTCGACGTCGTGCGTACCGCCGACGACGAGGGCATGCGCCTGGCGGTCGACCACCTGGCCGGCCTGGGACATCGGGAGATCACTTACGTCGACGGCGGGTCGGGCGCCATCGCGACGGCGCGGCGGCGGGCCTACCGCGCGGTGATGCGCCGCCGCGGCCTCGGCGACGGTCTGCGGGTGATCCCCGGCGGGGACAGCCTGGACGCAGGCGTGGCCGCGGCCCGGCTCGTGCTGGACGGGGAGCGGCGACCCACCGCCCTGATCGCCTACAACGACGACGTCGCCGCCGGCCTGGTCGAGTCACTCGGTTCCGCCGGGATCCGGGTGCCCCGGGACATGTCGATCGTCGGATGGGACGACAGCCCGCCGGCGCGCCTACCGCACCTGAACCTCACCACCGTGCAGCAGGATCCCGTCGAGATGAGCCGGCTGGCGGTCGAGCGCAGCGTCAGCCGGCTTCGGGGCGAAACGATCGGGCAACGAGAAATCGTCCTTTCGCCTGGGCTGATCATCCGCACCTCGACAGCGGCCCTCGGCCATGACGCCCCTCCCGAACGCGGGGACCGAACACCCTGA
- a CDS encoding substrate-binding domain-containing protein, protein MRSNSTSLRKVAVVAVLAAVITACSSQGGAQQGQSASGGTGGTVGTERFTVAMVTHEAPGDTFWDRIRAGAEDAAAAHNIELRYSNNNQAPEMATLVQNAIDSQVDGLAVTLAYPEQVGPVTKAAADRGIPVVAFNGGLDQYRQYGAKMYFGSDESLAGQAAGQRLTQGGGQKAICVIQEQGHVALEARCAGVAKTFPNTENLYVQGTDTASVRATIGAKLQEDPTITHIVTLGAPIALTALQSVADAGSEAKVATFDLNIDAAKAIQDGTIMFSIDQQPYVQGYMAVASLWLNLTNGNDIGGGGPVLTGPSFVDSTNVDQIVTYAQNNKR, encoded by the coding sequence ATGAGGAGTAACTCCACGTCCCTACGCAAGGTGGCGGTGGTCGCCGTGCTTGCCGCCGTGATCACCGCGTGCAGCAGCCAGGGCGGGGCCCAGCAAGGCCAGAGCGCGAGCGGCGGGACCGGCGGGACCGTCGGCACCGAGCGCTTCACCGTCGCGATGGTCACCCATGAAGCGCCCGGTGACACGTTCTGGGATCGGATCCGGGCCGGTGCCGAGGACGCCGCCGCGGCGCACAACATCGAACTGCGTTACTCCAACAACAACCAGGCGCCCGAGATGGCGACGCTGGTGCAGAACGCGATCGACAGCCAGGTCGACGGGCTCGCAGTGACGCTCGCCTACCCCGAGCAGGTCGGCCCGGTGACCAAGGCGGCGGCCGACCGCGGCATCCCGGTCGTTGCGTTCAACGGGGGCCTCGACCAGTACCGGCAATACGGGGCGAAGATGTATTTCGGGTCGGACGAGAGCCTCGCCGGCCAGGCCGCAGGCCAGCGACTCACCCAGGGCGGCGGGCAGAAGGCCATCTGCGTCATCCAGGAGCAGGGCCACGTCGCGCTCGAGGCGCGCTGCGCAGGCGTCGCGAAGACGTTCCCGAACACCGAGAACCTGTACGTCCAGGGCACGGACACGGCTTCGGTGCGCGCGACGATCGGCGCCAAGCTGCAGGAGGACCCGACGATCACGCACATCGTCACGCTGGGCGCCCCGATCGCGCTCACCGCGCTCCAGTCCGTGGCCGACGCCGGGAGCGAGGCGAAGGTCGCGACGTTCGACCTCAACATCGACGCGGCGAAGGCGATCCAGGACGGCACGATCATGTTCTCGATCGACCAGCAGCCCTACGTGCAGGGCTACATGGCCGTGGCGTCGCTGTGGCTGAACCTGACCAACGGCAACGACATCGGCGGTGGTGGGCCGGTGCTCACCGGCCCGTCCTTCGTCGACTCCACCAACGTCGACCAGATCGTGACCTACGCGCAGAACAACAAGCGGTGA
- a CDS encoding Gfo/Idh/MocA family protein gives MNSISVAVIGAGMAGRSHAAGYRNAGTVFGAGLPPVRLAAIADANLALGEDAARRYGFEKALPSWEAVAEDPSIDAVSVVVGNALHRPITEALVAAGKHVLCEKPLAGSLADARAMVELERSTGAVTAVGYTFRRSPAIAAIRDHVRNGELGDLTLFSGRYWCDYATDPNGPLSWRYRGGPGSGALGDIGAHVIDAAEYVVGPIASVSGAALSTQIGKRPLPLGAVVGHNAAPVSDELGEVENEDTATFTARFATGLVGTFSVSRTAFGLPNGLGFDVVGLRGRAGFDQHRPAEYLFDDAQPHPRTRGARQVIAGPQLPYFAGGYPMEAPGVGGGNAEMFTFQARAFLDQVAGVADPLPACASFADALRTMEIIQAVVESDRADGAAVAVPEAS, from the coding sequence ATGAACTCCATCTCCGTCGCGGTGATCGGGGCCGGCATGGCCGGCCGCAGCCACGCCGCGGGCTACCGCAACGCCGGCACCGTCTTCGGCGCAGGTCTGCCGCCCGTCCGGCTGGCGGCGATCGCCGACGCGAACCTTGCGCTCGGCGAGGACGCCGCGCGCCGCTACGGATTCGAGAAGGCCCTCCCGAGCTGGGAGGCCGTGGCCGAGGATCCGTCGATCGACGCCGTCAGCGTCGTCGTCGGCAACGCCTTGCACCGGCCGATCACCGAAGCGCTCGTCGCCGCGGGCAAGCACGTGCTGTGCGAGAAGCCCCTCGCGGGTTCGCTCGCCGACGCGCGCGCGATGGTCGAGCTCGAACGCTCGACCGGCGCCGTCACCGCGGTCGGCTACACGTTCCGCCGCTCCCCTGCCATCGCCGCGATCCGCGATCATGTCCGGAACGGCGAGCTAGGCGACCTCACCCTGTTCAGCGGCCGCTACTGGTGCGACTACGCCACCGACCCGAACGGGCCCCTGTCCTGGCGGTACAGGGGCGGCCCCGGTTCCGGTGCACTCGGCGACATCGGCGCGCACGTGATCGACGCCGCCGAGTACGTGGTCGGCCCGATCGCGTCGGTCTCCGGTGCCGCGCTGTCCACGCAGATCGGCAAGCGACCCCTGCCGCTCGGTGCTGTCGTCGGGCACAACGCCGCCCCCGTCTCCGACGAGCTCGGCGAGGTCGAGAACGAGGACACCGCCACGTTCACCGCCCGGTTCGCGACCGGCCTCGTCGGCACGTTCTCCGTATCGCGCACGGCCTTCGGCCTGCCCAACGGCCTCGGCTTCGACGTCGTGGGGTTGCGCGGGCGGGCCGGGTTCGACCAGCACCGGCCCGCCGAGTACCTGTTCGACGACGCCCAGCCCCACCCGCGCACCCGGGGTGCCCGGCAGGTCATCGCCGGTCCACAGCTGCCCTACTTCGCCGGCGGCTACCCGATGGAGGCGCCCGGCGTCGGCGGCGGCAACGCGGAGATGTTCACATTCCAGGCCCGCGCCTTCCTCGACCAGGTCGCGGGCGTGGCCGACCCGCTCCCGGCCTGCGCGAGCTTCGCCGACGCGCTGCGCACCATGGAGATCATCCAGGCCGTCGTGGAATCCGACCGAGCCGACGGCGCGGCCGTCGCCGTACCGGAAGCGAGCTGA
- a CDS encoding sugar phosphate isomerase/epimerase, with product MALKLGAYTACLHDRTLAEALDVLRTNGLTSVEVNTGGFIPAPHCPVDLLLTSARARTEYLAGFAERGMELTGLNCNGNPLNPLPGVGPKHADDLRRSIRLAGLLGVKHVVTMSGTPGSDPDAKYPSWVVNPWDGVYMDVLDYQWGVAVEFWTEIDALARENGVRVAVEMHPHNLAFSPVTLKRLVDEIGATNVGAEMDPSHLMWQGMDVTAAIRWLGPLVFHAAAKDAMLCPGADIRGVLDTSFTRVPADAQDKVPTGYGFWCNAWPEDPAWKFVAVGVGHDVAYWTEFLRALAEIDPDMAVNIEHEDASFSRTEGLALAAKNLHAAAGGLR from the coding sequence ATGGCCCTCAAGCTCGGCGCCTACACCGCCTGTCTGCACGACCGGACACTGGCCGAGGCCCTCGACGTGCTGCGGACCAATGGCCTCACCTCTGTCGAGGTCAACACCGGAGGGTTCATCCCCGCCCCGCACTGCCCGGTGGACCTGCTGCTGACCTCGGCCCGCGCCCGCACGGAGTACCTCGCGGGCTTCGCCGAGCGCGGGATGGAGCTGACCGGCCTCAACTGCAACGGCAACCCGCTCAACCCGCTGCCCGGCGTCGGCCCGAAGCACGCCGACGACCTGCGCCGCTCCATCCGGCTCGCCGGCCTGCTCGGCGTGAAGCACGTCGTGACCATGTCCGGCACGCCCGGCTCCGACCCGGACGCGAAGTACCCCTCCTGGGTGGTGAACCCGTGGGACGGCGTCTACATGGACGTCCTGGACTACCAGTGGGGCGTCGCGGTCGAGTTCTGGACCGAGATCGACGCGCTGGCCAGGGAGAACGGGGTGCGGGTCGCCGTCGAGATGCACCCGCACAACCTGGCGTTCTCCCCCGTCACGCTCAAACGGCTCGTCGACGAGATCGGCGCGACGAACGTCGGTGCGGAGATGGACCCGTCGCACCTGATGTGGCAGGGCATGGACGTCACCGCCGCGATCCGGTGGCTGGGCCCGCTCGTGTTCCACGCCGCTGCGAAGGACGCCATGCTCTGCCCGGGTGCCGACATCCGCGGCGTCCTGGACACCTCGTTCACTCGCGTACCGGCCGACGCGCAGGACAAGGTGCCCACCGGATACGGGTTCTGGTGCAATGCCTGGCCGGAGGATCCGGCGTGGAAGTTCGTCGCCGTCGGCGTCGGGCACGACGTCGCCTACTGGACCGAGTTCTTGCGCGCCCTCGCCGAGATCGACCCGGACATGGCCGTCAACATCGAGCACGAGGACGCCTCCTTCTCCCGGACGGAGGGGCTCGCGCTGGCAGCGAAGAACCTGCACGCCGCTGCTGGAGGACTGCGATGA
- a CDS encoding NADP-dependent oxidoreductase, with translation MSLAVQFSEYGTSDVLRVVDVQPPAPGPGQVRLAVRAAGVNPADWKTVQGWMRDQFPLELPAGLGFDVAGVVDALGEGVAEFRVGDEVLGMALTGSYAQFALADSGALVAKPATVPWEVAGSLASGGGTAWTALDRLKVTEGETVLIHAAAGGVGTFAVQLAVARGARVIGTAGERNHDRLREFGAIPVTYGEGLVERVRAVAPNGVDAVFDASGRGEIPDSIELAGGPDRVLTIVAFDAADTGIQLHVGHAGTQVYREVLRHVEDGRLRVPISRTYALTEAAAALDESRAGHVSGKLVILPE, from the coding sequence ATGTCCCTTGCAGTGCAGTTCTCCGAGTACGGCACCAGCGACGTGCTCCGTGTCGTGGACGTGCAGCCCCCGGCTCCGGGACCCGGTCAGGTGCGGCTCGCCGTCCGCGCGGCCGGTGTCAACCCCGCCGACTGGAAGACCGTCCAGGGCTGGATGCGCGACCAGTTCCCTCTCGAACTGCCCGCCGGCCTCGGGTTCGACGTGGCCGGTGTGGTGGACGCCCTCGGTGAGGGGGTGGCCGAGTTCAGGGTCGGCGACGAGGTGCTCGGAATGGCGCTCACCGGGTCCTACGCCCAGTTCGCGCTGGCCGATTCCGGGGCACTGGTCGCCAAGCCGGCCACGGTCCCATGGGAGGTGGCGGGAAGTCTCGCCAGCGGGGGCGGCACCGCCTGGACCGCCCTCGACCGGCTCAAGGTCACCGAGGGCGAGACGGTGCTGATCCACGCCGCCGCCGGTGGCGTGGGCACCTTCGCCGTTCAATTGGCCGTGGCCCGCGGCGCCCGGGTGATCGGCACCGCCGGCGAGCGCAACCACGACCGGCTGCGCGAGTTCGGCGCCATACCGGTCACCTACGGCGAGGGACTGGTCGAACGGGTGCGGGCCGTCGCCCCCAACGGCGTCGACGCCGTCTTCGACGCCTCCGGCCGCGGTGAGATCCCGGACTCGATCGAGCTCGCGGGAGGCCCGGACCGTGTCCTGACCATCGTGGCCTTCGACGCTGCCGACACAGGCATCCAGCTTCACGTGGGCCATGCGGGAACCCAGGTCTACCGCGAGGTCCTGCGCCACGTCGAAGACGGACGCCTGCGCGTTCCGATCTCGCGCACCTACGCCCTCACGGAAGCGGCCGCCGCGCTCGACGAAAGCCGGGCGGGCCACGTGAGCGGCAAGCTCGTCATCCTGCCGGAGTAA
- a CDS encoding CHAD domain-containing protein, protein MSTATFAKHDADLSSGEVVLEALRTRTEQLWDAEHAVLDGLPDAVTDMRVITRQLRSTLSGFSRVLDPEATRSAVAELAWLGRQLGEENDTHAMIKELHRLLSALPRESSVCHVAADVERELGQRSVQGTHVTQAALASRRYAALREALNQLLADPPFTARAAKPAVKELPRSVAKAMHKLDRRMAVAEALPPGPDRDEALHEARKADKLLRYVTEIAAPVIGKPARQLSRQAKKLQDLLGDYQDAVVTLPVLHKLDAASAAGGHPVAIYSVLDTLEQARIDRVVNKLPRRLGSLHDKGVWLSRSRRPHDRAPSA, encoded by the coding sequence ATGAGCACTGCGACATTCGCCAAGCACGACGCTGACCTCTCTTCGGGCGAGGTGGTGCTGGAGGCGCTGCGCACGAGGACCGAGCAGTTGTGGGACGCCGAACACGCGGTACTCGACGGCTTGCCGGACGCCGTAACCGACATGCGTGTGATCACCCGGCAGCTGCGTTCCACCCTCAGCGGCTTCTCCCGGGTTCTCGATCCCGAAGCCACCCGGTCCGCGGTCGCCGAGCTGGCGTGGCTGGGCCGTCAGCTCGGCGAGGAGAACGACACGCACGCGATGATCAAAGAGCTGCACCGGCTGCTCAGCGCGTTGCCTCGCGAGTCGAGCGTGTGCCACGTCGCCGCCGACGTCGAGCGGGAACTGGGGCAGCGGAGCGTCCAGGGCACCCATGTCACCCAGGCCGCACTGGCCAGCCGCCGCTACGCCGCGCTGCGCGAGGCGCTCAACCAGCTGCTGGCCGACCCGCCCTTCACCGCCCGCGCCGCGAAACCCGCGGTCAAGGAGCTGCCCAGGAGCGTGGCCAAGGCAATGCACAAACTCGACCGCCGGATGGCCGTCGCCGAGGCGCTGCCGCCGGGGCCGGACCGCGACGAGGCGCTGCACGAGGCGCGCAAGGCCGACAAGCTCCTGCGCTACGTCACCGAGATCGCCGCCCCGGTGATCGGCAAACCGGCCCGGCAGCTGAGCCGGCAGGCCAAGAAGCTCCAGGACCTGCTCGGCGACTACCAGGACGCCGTCGTGACACTGCCCGTGCTGCACAAGCTCGATGCCGCCTCGGCGGCGGGTGGCCATCCGGTCGCCATCTACTCCGTGCTCGATACGCTCGAGCAAGCCCGCATCGACCGCGTCGTGAACAAGCTGCCTCGCCGGCTGGGGAGCCTGCACGACAAGGGCGTCTGGCTATCGCGTAGCCGCCGCCCCCACGACCGGGCGCCGTCGGCGTAG